CCAGCACCGTGCCGTCCGCGGTCAGGTCTTCAGGCAGGTCGGCAACCGACGCGGACGGGGGCGCGGAGAAGAAGCTCACCGCCCCAGTCTGCCGCAGCGGCTCGGGGTGGCTCAGCGCAGCAGGCGGGACATGCGGCGGTCGGCCAGTTCGCGGCCCTCGGTCTGGCAGGTCGGGCAGTACTGGAACGAGCGGTCGGCGAAGGAGACGGTGCCGATCGAGTCGCCGCAGACCGGGCAGGGCAGCCCGCCGCGCGCGTGCACCTGCAGCCCGCTGCGCTTCTCCCCCTTCAGGGTGGCCGCCCGCTGCCCGACCGACCGCTCCACCGCGGCGGTCAACACCGACCCGATCGCGTCGTGCAGCCGGGTGATCTCGGCGTCGGTGAGCTTGGCCGCGAGCTTGAACGGCGAGAGCCGGGCGGCATGCAGGATCTCATCGGAGTAGGCGTTGCCGATGCCGGCGATCACGGACTGGTGGGTGATCGCGCGCTTGAGCTGGGCGCGCTCGCCGGCCAGTAGGCCGGCCAGCTGGTCGCGGGTGAGTGACAGCGCGTCCGGCCCGAGCTGGGCGATGCCGGGGACCTGCCGCGGGTCGGTGACCAGGTAGATCGCCAGCCGCTTCTGGGTGCCCGCCTCGGTCAGGTCGAAACCCGAGCTCGGCCCGGCCGGGAACTCAGGCGCCAGGTGCAGCCGGAACGCGAGCGGTCCGCGTCCGGGCTTCGGCGGCGCCGGGCTGAGCTGCTCGCGCCACTGCAGCCAGCCGGCGCGAGACAGGTGGGTGATCAGGTGCAGGCGGTCCGACCCGTCCCCGACGTCCAGCGAGAGGAACTTGCCGTACCGCGAGGCGCCGCTCACCACGGCCCCGTTCAGCGCGGACAGCGGTGGATCGAACGTCTTCACCGCGCTGAACGACGCGACGTCGGTGCGCACCACTGCGCGTCCGGCGGCCCGCTCGCGCAGGAAGCTCGCGAGCGCCTCGACCTCGGGCAACTCAGGCACGCGTCCAGATTACGGTGCGCCCGGACCGCGGCGTGGTGCTTGCCGTGTGCCACCGGCACCGACAGCATCACCGTGTGCAGGCATACGCCGTGACCGCCGATGGGCTGAGCGTGGTGCGCGGCGGGGTCGAGGTGCTGCGGGGGATCAGCGTCGAGATCGCCACGGGCGGCGTGACCGGCCTGCTCGGGCCGAGCGGGTCGGGCAAGACCACGTTGCTGCGCTGCATCCTCGGGCTGCAGCGGATCGCGCGGGGCACCGTGTGCGTACTCGGCCGGCCGAACGGGGACCCGGCGTTGCGCACCGAGGTCGGCTACGCCACCCAGGAGGCCTCCGTCTACGACGACCTCACGGTCGCGCAGAACCTGCGCTACTTCGCCGCGCTGCTCGGCACTCCTGCCGCGGACGTGGTTCGCGTGATCGAGGCGGTACAGCTGGGCGGCTACGCCGATCGGCTCGCCGGACGGCTCTCCGGCGGGCAGCGTTCGCGGGTCAGCCTGGCGGTCGCGATGCTCGGGACGCCCCGGCTGCTGGTGCTGGACGAGCCGACCGTCGGGCTGGACCCGCTGCTACGCGAGGACCTCTGGACCCTGTTCCATCGCGTGGCCGCGGACGGCGTCAGCGTGCTGGTGTCCAGTCACGTGATGGACGAGGCGGACCGGTGCGACCGGTTGCTGCTGCTGCGCGAAGGAGCGGTGCTCGCCCACGACACCCCGGCAGCGCTGAAGGACCGCACCGGCACCGGTTCGATGGAGGCCGCGTTCCTCACCCTGGTGCGCTCCGGGTGAGCCTCGGGACGACCGCCGTGGGGCGTAGCGCGGTGCGGACCGGGGCCACGGCCGGCAGGGTGCTGCGGCAGCTGCGGCACGACCCGCGCAGCGTGGTGCTGATGATCGTGGTGCCGTCGCTGCTCATGGTGCTGCTGCGTTACATGTACGACTCGCGCGCGGTGTTCGACCGCATCGCGCCCGCCCTGCTCGGGTTCTTTCCGTTCCTGATGATGTTCCTGATCACCTCGATCACGATGTTGCGCGAGCGGCGTGGCGGAACGCTGGAGCGGCTGTTGACCACGCCGATCGGGCGGCTCGATCTCATTGCCGGGTACGGCGTCGCGTTCTCGCTGTTGGCCCTGGTCGAGGTTCTCGTCGCGGTGCTCGTCAGCGTGTGGCTGGGGCTGTCGATTGCCGGCTCGTTGCTCTGGTTGCTGGTTGTCGCGGTCCTCAACGCACTGCTCGGCGTCGCCCTCGGCTTGCTGGCGAGCGCGTTCGCGCGCACCGAGTTCCAGGCGCTGCAGTTCATGCCGGTCCTCGTGCTGCCGCAGTTGCTGCTGTGCGGGCTGTTCCAGCCGCGCGGGCAGATGGCGAGCGTGCTGCGCTGGCTCTCGGACGTGATGCCGCTGTCGTACGCGGTCGATGCGCTGCAAACGGTGACGAGCGCGAGCTCGCTGAGCGGGACGTACTGGCGGGACGCGGCCGTCGTCGGCGGGTGCGTGGCGCTCGGCCTGGTGCTGGCCGCCGTGACGCTGCGCCGCCGCTCTGCCTGACGGGGAAGCCAGGGCTAGCGGGGGAAGTCCAGGGCTAGCGGGGGAAGTCCAAGCCGGTTGCCGCGTGGCAGCGGTACCCGTTCGGGTTCTTGGCCAGGTACTGCTGGTGGTAGCCCTCGGCGTAGTAGAACGGGCCGAGCGGGGCGATCTCCGTGCCGACCCGGTCGAAGCCGCGCGCCTGCAGGAACGCCGAATAGGTCGCCTTCGCCTCCTCGGCCACGGCGCGCTGCTCCTCGCTCGTGTAGTAGATCGCCGAGCGGTACTGGGTACCGATGTCGTTGCCCTGGCGCATGCCCTGTGTCGGGTCGTGCACCTCGAAGAAGCGGGCAACCAGTTCACCGAACTCGACCAGGGCGGGGTCGTAGGCCACCAGCACCGACTCGGTGTGACCGGTGCGCCCGGTGCAGACCTCCTCGTAGGTGGGGTGCGGGCTGAAGCCGCCGGCGTACCCGACGGCAGTGGTCCAGACCCCCTCGGTCTGCCAGAAGATCTCCTCGGCGCCCCAGAAGCAGCCGAGCCCGAACACCACCGTGCGGATCCCGTCCGGGAACGGCGGCTGGATCGGTCGGCCGTTGACGTGGTGCGTCGCGGGCACGGTGAACGGGTAGTCGGCCCGGCCCCGCAGCGCGTGCTCGGGGCTGATCAGGTCGGTCTTGGGATGCGAGAAGAGCATGACCTCAGGCTACGAGCGCGCGCCGATCGCGGCCACCGTGACGCGATAGCGATCAGGACGACGTAATCTGGCAGCTATGACGCAGTGGGGTCTGGACACCCTCTTCAATCCCGCCAAGAGGCACATGGATGAGGAGAAGCGTCGGCTGCAGTCGACCCGCGAGGAGGTCGGCGACAGTTCAGGTGGGAAGCGGATCGACCTCGAGTCCGGCAAGGTCCGGATCCGGCGCGACGATCGGGGCGTCCCGCGCGAGGAGGAGGATTCGGCCGCCGAACTGGTGGACGGTGCTGCTGCCGCCGCTGCCGAGGACGCCGCTGCCGAGGACACCGCACCCGAGCACTCCGCTCCCGACGCGACCGCCGCCGGCGCGGTCGAGCCGGGTTCGCCGGTGACGATCGCCGGATCGGCCGCCGAGCGGGCGGCCGCGCGTCGGCGCCGCGCGGCCAAGTAGCCGGCGCCCGCTCGATCGCGAAGCCCGGTTAAATCGCGAAACCCCCAGTGGGCGGGGGTTCCACTGGGGGCTTCATCGCGATCTCGGACCAGTTCCGGTGAGCGGGGGTTCCACCGGCGTTCGGACGTTGATCATTTTCGTCCTCGTGATCGGTTAGCGGGGGGGTTCACCGATCGGTCGGACTGTTCAGTTATCGGCTCGGTGGCCGCGGACTTGAGTCGAAGATCGAACTGAAGTTCCGCGCTTCTCGAACCCGCGTCATGGACGCAAACAGAACTATGCCGTGAAGTGTGTGTGAAGTCAAGTTGAGTTCCAAACTATTTAGCTTACATCGATGTAACTTGATCGGGCCGCGACACGGCGGCGGTCAGCTGGCGGACTCGCCGAGCGTGAGCGTCACCGTCGTGCTGTTCCCGCCCCGGGAGTAGGTGAGCTTGACCTGCTGGCCCGGAGCGTGGGAGCGGACCGCGGCCACCAGCGCGTCGGCCTCGTCGATGCGCTGCCCGGCCAGGGCGGTGACCACGTCGCCGACTCGCAGCCCGGCCTTGTCCGCCGGGGATCCGCTGGTGACGCTGCGAATGACCGCCCCACTGCCCTGCGTCGCGCTCCCGCCGACGCTGACCCCGAGCACCGCGTGGGTGGCCTTGCCGGTCGAGATGAGCTCGGTCGCGATCCGGCTCGCCTCGTCCGACGGGATGGCGAAGCCGATGCCGATGTTGCCCGACGAGCTCTGCTGCCCGGGCAGCTGCAGGCCGCCGCTGGACTGGTCGGTCGCGATCGCGGCGTTGATGCCGACCACGTCCCCGTTGAGATTCACCAGCGGACCACCGGAGTTCCCGGGGTTGATCGCGGCGTCGGTCTGCACCGCGTTGAACACGGCCTGATCGTTGCTGCTGTCCCCGGTCGTGACGGGGCGCGCGGTGTTGCTGACGATCCCGGCGGTGACCGTGTCGGACAGCCCGAGCGGGGCCCCCACGGCCACCACGGTCTGACCGACCTGCAGCGCGGACGAGCTGGCGAACGTCGCCGCGGTCAGGCCGGTCAGCTTCACCTTGAGCACGGCCAGATCGTCGGACGGATCGGTTCCGACGACCGTCGCGGGGACGGTGCGCCCGTCGGCCAGGGTGACCTTGATGGTGCCGTTGCCACCGGTGGCCGTCGCGATCACATGATTGTTGGTGAGGATGTAACCGTCCTGGCGGATGATCACGCCAGAACCGGTGTCACTCTCCTGGGGCGATGTGACGTTGATCGTGACCACGCTGGGGCCGATCTTCGCGGCGGCCGCGGTGACGGTGCCGTCGACCTTGGCCGCCGGCGCCGGCTGCGTGCTGAACGCCAGCCCCGCCGAGGGTGCCGTCGTCGCGTTGTCCCGGACGAGGGCAACCGTCCCGGCCCCGACGCCACCGCCGATCAGCGCGGCGATCACGGCGGCGGCCAGCACGGTGCGCCGCCCGGCCGCGGGACGCTGCGCCTGCTGCGGGCCGGCAGGGTGCGGTCCGGCAGGGTGCAGCTGGCCGGTCTCGGGTGCCTCGCCCGCCGGTCCGAACGCGCCGAGCGGCTGCTGCGCGTAGAGCGGGTACTGCGGCTCGGCCGGCTGGTACGGCTGGTATGGCTGATACGGCTGGTACGCCGCCCCGGACGGCTGCTGTGGGCCGGCCTGCTGTGGGCCTGCCTGCCGTGGTGCTGTGTCCGGCTGCTGAGGGTCGTTCGCGTTCGGCTGGTTCGGCTGGTTCGGCTGGTTCGGCTCGGTCATGCCGTCCAGGGTCGGCTGCGGCTCTGTGCGCTACCTGTGACCAAGCCGTGCGTTGCCGAGGGCTGGTGCCGAGAGCTGGTGCCGAGGGCTGGTGCCGAGGGCTGGTGCCGAGGGCTAGGCGGGCTCCGCGACGTCCTGCTCCCACCCGCCGCCGTGGGTGCGCTGGATCAGGTCGTTCACGATCGGTCCGATCACCTGCGGGAAGCCGGCCAGTTGTACCCCGATGCTGTACCGGTCGGTGGTCACGCCGCTGGCCGGGTCGGACTCGTCCAGCGTCATCCGCTCGCTGAGCGTGAGCATCTGGAACGCGATGCCCCGCGCGTTCAAGAACGCGGTGACGCGCTGCACCTCCGCGTCGTCGACCGTCTGCAGGAACACCTGACCGCTGAGCCACCCCGTCATGTCCATGGACCCGATTGTGCAACCCGCCGCGCCCCAGGCCCGCAGCGAGTTGCAGCGAGTTGCACAATCGGGCAGGTCAGGGCGTGAAGGCCAGCACCTGCGGGTCGTGATCGCTCGTCTGGTTCGTGTACTCGGCGTTGACGTGCACCACCTGGTAGTTAATGCCGCGCACCGCCCGGGTGACCAGGATGTGGTCGAGCACCTGCGAGATGCCGTTGTACACGTAGGTGTACTGCTGGTCGGCCGGCAGCGTGGTGATCAGGTCGGTCAGGCTCGCCGGCCCCGTCCCGGCCGCGTTCCCGGTCCGCAGCACGGCCAGCGCGGCGCTGAACTGGTAGTCGTTCAGGTCACCGAGCACGACCACCTCCGCCTTCTTTTCCACGTCCAGCAGCGACCGGACGAATTGGTGCACGACCAGCGCCTGCCCGGCGCGCTGCACCGTCGAGGACTGCTCGGGGTACTGGAAGCGCCCGTCGGCGTTCTGGTCGCCCAGCTTGGAGTCGAAGTGGTTGGCGATCACGATGACCCGCTGGCCGCGGAAGCTGAACTCCCCGGCCAGGGGCTTGCGGCTGTCCGTCCAGACCGGGTTGGTCGGGTCGATCCGCCCCGGCGACAGGCTCAGCGCCGCCTTGCCGTGCGACTTGACCGCCTGGGTGCCGGTGGTGGAGCGGTCGACGGACGTGCTGCCGGTGTCGACGAAGCTCACCCGGCTCGGGTCGTACAGGAACGCGACCCGGATGTTGCCGCCGGGCTGCCCGCCGTCCTTGTCGTTGACCGGGTCGATCTCGCGCCACTGGTAGGACGGCCCGCCGGCGGCACTGATCGCGGCGGTCAGCTTGGCCAGCGTCTGGTCGGCGGCCACGGTGCCGTCGTCGCGCGAGCCGGTGTTGTCCTGCACCTCCTCCAGCGCCACGATGTCCGGCGCGGCCAGGTTCGTGACCACGCCCTGCGCCAGCGCCTGGTACTTGGCCGCCGAGTCGCCCTGGGCGAGGTTCTCGACGTTGTACGTGGCGATGGACAGCTGGCGGGTCCCGGCGGGCTGGGCGACGACGGGCGCCGGGTGGTTGCGCTGCGGTGTGCCGACTGTGGTCGCGTCCAGGGCGTAGCCGCCGAAGGAGGACCAGTCGATCGGGCCCACCGTCGCGCCGGCCAGCACGTCGCCGACGTCCAGCCCGAGATCGGCGCCGTTCGCGGTGACCACCTCGAGCCGGCCGGACGGGGTCGCGTTCTCGGCGAGAACCTCGGTGCCGCCGCGGTAGGTGCGGTTCTGGTCGGGCTTGGTGGTGACGTACTGCTCGCCGTACTTGTTGGACGGGCCCACGACGCGCGCGTTGTCGACCTCCACGCGCATGCCCTCGAGCGACTCGTAGAAGTCGAGCGCGGAGCGATCCGGCGTGATCGGGGTGTCCTCGATGTTGCCGCCGCCGAGGTCCGGTGCGTAGGTGTCCGGGACGGTGGCCGGGGTGAGCACGACCGGGGCCGGCAGCGGGTTGCCGTGCGAGAGCACGATCGCAGTCGCGGTGCCGATCTCGGTGGTGCTCAGGTTGGAGGTCGTGCTGACCGTCTCGCCGCTGGACAGCGGATAGTAGTCGCTCACCTTGCCGCTGACCAGCACCGAGTCACCGACCGCGACCGGCGGTGCCGAGCCGGTGTAGACGAAGATGCCCTCACTGGTGGCCGCGTCACTGTCGGGCGCCGGGTCCTGCACCCAGTAGCCCTTGCTCGAGCCGCTGGTGCGCAGCCCGGTGACGATTCCGGGCACGTTGGTCACGGAGTCGCCGGCGTGCGGCGACACCCACTCGCCGCTCTGGATGTCGTGGATGCGCAGCGGGCCGGGCTCACCGGTGCCCGTCCCGCCACCGCCGGCCTCGTTCGCCGCGCCGGGCGTCGGGTCGGCGGCGGTGAAGTCGGTCCCGTTCTGGTCGGTGTCGGGACCGGAGCCACGCTGTACCGACGTGCTGTTGGACGGCCCTGGCGCGTCGGCATCGCCCTCGTGCACGACGGCCGAGCCGTACCCGACCAGGTCGACGACCGAGCCGTCGGCCGCGCAGGCGGGCACCGTCTTGCAGGTCAGCGCGGTCGGTGAGTTCACCAGCGCGACCGTGCCCGCGGCGCCGGACATGTTCGTGGTGCCGCTGGCCTGGGTCGGCGGCAGCGGGTCGCCACCGCCGCTCCCCGCACCCTCGCCGATCAGGTACAGCCCGCCCGGCGCGATCGAACCGGTCAGCGTGGTCACGGCCCAGCTCGAGCTCGCGCTGGCCGTCGCCGGCAGGTACTGCACCGACCACGACGAGAGGTCCACCGGCGCGGCGCTGCGGTTGGTCAGCTCGATGAAGTCGTTGTGCAGCGGGGCACCGGTGTTGCCGCCGCCGCCGTACACCTCGTTGAGGACGACGGTGGCCGAGGAGGCCGAGGCGGGGACTGCGACAGCGAGCAGCCCGGCGGCGCCGACAAGGGTGGTTGCGGCGAGCAGCGCCGGTAGGCGAAGTGAGCGCACGGGGGGTCCTTTCGAGCGGTGACCGGATCGGCTTTGCGGGGTGATCCGCCGATATGACGTCGAGCAGAACGTAACGCGCAATTCCGGCGCCGACCAGCGTTCGCCCTCGCCGGAGCGGGGTCACCCTCGCCTTTCCGGGGGCGCGGTGAAAGGGTGACGGTCATGAACGTGCTGCTGATCGGGCCGCCGGGTTCCGGCAAGGGCACCCAGGGCGAACGGCTCGCCGCGCGGCTGGGGCTGGAACACATCGCGGCCGGCGACCTGCTGCGTGCCGAGGTGCGGGCGGGCACGCCGCTCGGCCGGCAGGTGGTCGAGTTCATGCAGCGCGGTGACCTCGTGCCGGACGTGATCATCATCAGCCTGGTGATGCCGAAGGTGCTGGCCGCGGCGAGCGGGGCCGGTTACCTGCTGGACGGCTTCCCGCGTTCGGTGGAGCAGGCTCGCGAGGCGCGCGCTCTCGCCGAGCGGGTGGGCGCCTCACCGGACGCCGTGCTCTACCTCGACGTGCCGCGCGAGGAGCTGATCCGCCGCATCCTGCATCGCGCCGAGATCGAGGGGCGCGCGGACGACAACCCGCAGACCGTGGCGAACCGCCTGCAGGTGTTCAACGACGCGACCGCGCCGCTGATCGACTACTACCGCGGCCGTGGGATCTTGCACGTGATCGACGCCGACAAGGACGCCGACGAGGTCACCGAGGCGATCATCGGCGTCCTGCAGGCTGCCGCCTGATGCACTACTGCAGCAGCCGCTTGAGCACCTTGCCCGCCGGATTGCGGGGCAGCTCGTCGAGGAACACCACCTCGCGCGGCACCTTGTACCGGGCCAGGTTGGCCTTCACGAACTGCGTGATCGCGTCCTGGTCCAGCCCGCTCCCCGGCTCGCGGACCACGTAGGCGCGCAGCCGGGAGCCGAAGTCCGGGTCCGGCACCCCGATCACGGCGGCGTCGGTGACGTCCGGGTGCGAGGTCAGCAGCTCCTCGATCTCCAGTGGGAACACGTTCTCGCCGCCGGAGACGATCATGTCGTCGTCGCGCCCGTCGACGAACAGCCGGCCGGCCGCGTCGACATGCCCGACGTCGCCGGTTGCCATCAGCCCGGCGATGGTCTGCTTGCTGCCGCCGCCGGTGTAGCCCTCGAACGCGATCGAGCTGCCCACGAAGATCCGGCCGGTGTGGCCGGCGGGCACCCCTGCGCCGTCGTCGTCAAGCAGCTTGACGATGGTGCCGAGCGGCGGGCGGCCGACGGTGCCCGGTGCGGCCCGCAGATCCTGCGGGGTGGCGATGCTCGCGTACGCGACCTCGGTCGAGCCGTACAGGTTGTAGACGATCTCGCCGAGCAGGTCCATCGCGCGCGCGGCGAGTTCCGGCGACAGCGCCGAACCCGAGACGGCGACGACGCGCAGCGCGCTGAGGTCGTGGCGGGCGACCGCCGCGCCGTCGGCCAGCAACCTGGACAGCAGGACGGGCACGGTGATCAACGCGTCGCATCGCGTGCGCGCCAGCTCGTCCAGCGCCTCTGCCGCGTCGAACCGCCGGCTCATCACGAGCGTGTTCCCCAGGCCGAGTGCCAGCATCGCGCTGAGCAGGCCCCAGGCGTGGAATGCCGGCGCGGCAAGCAGCACCGGCCGGCCGGATCGCAACGGGATCTTGGACAGGTAGCCGCCGGGAATGACCAGGGAGAGGGCCAGCTCGCGCGGTGCGCCCTTCGGGGTGCCGGTGGTGCCGCTGGTGAGCAGCACGATGCGCTGCCTGCGGCCCGGACGCGGCGGAGGGCGGCCGCTCGCGCCGGCGCAGAGTCGATCCACGGTGAGCCCCGCTGTCGGGCCGTCCGTCCAGGCGATGACCGCGCCCAGGGGTGGTTCGTAGGCGGCCACGGCGGCGGCGAACTCGGCGTCGTGCACCAGCAGCGCCACCTGCTCGCGGGAGCACACGTCGGCCAGCTGGGGGCCGGCGAAGTCGGTGTTCAGCAGCAACGTGCGCGCACCGAGCCGGGCGCCGGCCAAGATCGCCAGGAACAGCCCGCGGTGGTTGCGGGCCAGGATGCCGAGGCTGTCGCCCGGGCGAAACCCCTTGTCGCGCAAGGCATTCGCGAGTTGGTTGGTACGCACGTCAAGCTCGCCGAAGGTGATCGAGCCGCGCTCGTCCGAGATCGCCACGGCACCGGGACGGGCCGCTGCCGCCAGCGTGACCGCGGCACCGGCGGGGCCGTACGCCTCGACGGCCCGCGCGCCGGCGAGCAACTTGTGCGGCGGCGTGAGGACGGCACCCGGACCGCGCGCGTGCAGCACGGTCGCGGCGTAGCGGGCCTCGGTGCCGGCGCGGACGAGCAGGTGGCGGGCGTCGCCGAGCAGGTCCACGGTCACCGGTGTACCAGGGGACGCACGTCGGCGCACCCGCAGCACGGCGCCCGGCGCGTCCGGGTCAGCCGTTGTGGCCGGGGCCGCGCCCGTGCCCGTGACCCTTCGGTTTCGGCTTGGCCTTCGGCTTGGGGGTGGTCGTCGGGGCGGGCTGGCGGATCACCGCCGATTTCCGGTCAACCGGTGCGACGACGGGCGACGGGCTCGCGGTGCGGGTGGCTGCAGTGGTCAGCTGTGCCCGCACCTTCGTGACCAGCGCGGCGATCTGCGCGGCTCGCGCCGGGCTGAGCGCACCGGCCGCCCGCAACGCGGTGAGGTCGCTGCTCAGGTCGGCCAGTGCGGCACGCGCCGCGGTCGGGTCGTGCCGCGCGGCGGCCCGGGCCACCGCGAGGACGTCGGTCTGCAGCTGGGTCCGGGCGCGGGCGGACAGCTCCGGTGCCGTCGGGCTCGGTGCCGAGGCGCACCCGGTCAGCACGGCGGCCAGGACGAGCGTGGCGAGGACGCGTCTCATCGGCCGACCGCCTTCTCCAGCTGGTCCAGATAGGTCCCGAGCGTCCCGCCGACCCTCGGGTACGCCGGCGCGGTGGGCGCGCCGTCCTGGGGCTGCCCGGTCTGCCCACTCGTCCCGGACGGCTGCGCGAGTACCAGCACGAGCGCGGCCACGCCGGCAGCGACCGCCAACGCGGCCGCCACGGCCCAGCCCAGCCGGCTGCGGCGTGCCGCCGGACGGTCGAGCAGCTTCGTCCCGCCCGAGCCCGCGGCGGGCGCGCTCAACAGCGCGGTGGGCGGGTCGGCCGCTGCCGGCGCGCTCGCCGGCACGGTACCGGTGGCCACCTCGATCACGGCGAGAGGTTCGCTCAGCGTTTCGGCGACCGCGGCCGCGGTCGGGCGTCCGGCCGGGTCGCGGGCGGTCATCGCGGCGAGCAGTTCGCACCACCGCGCGCCGAACCGGGTGGGGATCACCGGGTCGCGGTGCAGCCGGGCCGCCGCGGCGGCGACGCCCACACCGGGGAAGGCGACCTCGCCGGTGAGGCATTCGAGCAGTACCAGGCCGAGCGCGTACACGTCGGTGGAGCTGTCGACCGGTTCGCCCATCGCCTGCTCCGGGCTCAGGTAGTTGGCGGTGCCGACGGTCATACCCGCCTGGGTGAGCCGGGTGCTGTCGACGAGCCGGGCCACCCCGAAGTCGGCGAGCCGCGGCGCGAACTCGCCGTCCGGCGTGGGCTCGAGCAGGATGTTGGCCGGTTTGACGTCGCGATGCACGACCCCGTTGGCATGCACGTAGGCCAGCGTCGCTGCCAGCCGCCCCGCCAGCGCGGCGGTCTGCGCCGGGTTCAGCGGGCCGGCCCGCAGCTGCGTGGCCAGGCTCGGCCCGGCGACGAGCTCCATCACCAGGTAGGGCCGCTCGGTGCCGCCGACGGCCGCCGTGGTCCCGGCGTCGAACAGGGTGACCAGGCCGGGGTGGTTCAGCGCGGCGAGCAGGGTGATCTCGCCCGAGTGCCGGCGCGGGTCGGCGGCATCGGCCGCGGCGGGGAAGAACAGCTTGATGGCCACGTCCCGGCCGAGCAGGGTGTCCTCGGCGCGCAGGACCTCTGACATCCCGCCGCGCCCGAGCACCGGCCCGAGCCGGTAGCGACGGGCGAGCAGCACGCTGGCGTCGGCCGCGGGCGGGGCGGTCCGGGGTTGGGTGTCGACCATGGTCCCATTGGGTTACCCGATCCGGGCGAGCGGCAATCGGACACTGCCGCACCTGTCCGGGCCAGGGCCGCCCGCCGTCGCGGCGCCGGCCGGCCCGCACCCGCTCAGTGCGCCCGTGGCCGGCGCACCGCGAGCAGCGCGGCGGCACCGGCGAGCAGCAGCACGAGCGCCGCCCCGGTCAGCACGCCGACATCGCTGCCGGTGTTCGCCAACGGGGCGGTGCCGGCTGCCGCGGCACTCCGGCCCGACGCTGCGCGGCCGGCTGTTGCGGTGACAGCCATGACGCCGCGCCCGGTCGTGGTCGGCGTGGCCGTCGCGGCGGTGTGCCGGCCCGGGTCCGTCCCGGCGCCGGACGGTGCGCTCGGGGCGGACGCTGCTGCGCCGTCGGACCCGCCGCTCGTGCCCGTCGATGGCGATGATCCGGTGCCGGGGTCGCTCGGGGTGCCCGGATCGCTCGGGGTGGCCCGGTCGGTCGGCGTTCCGGCGTCCGGCGCCGGATTCACCTGCAGGGTGAACGTCTGGGTGATCGCCGTGCCGCCCGGAACGGTCTGCGCGCGGAGGGTGATCGTGTGGGTGCCGGCGGCGGCCGCGGGCGGTGTGCCGGACAGCTGCCCGGTCGCCGTATCGATCGACAGCCAGGACGGCGCGTCGCTGCCGCCGAGCGTGTACTCGAAGTTCGCCGGGCAGCCGAGCGCGCTCACCTGGAAGCCGAACGGCGAACCGACGGTCGCGGTAGCCGCCGCCGGGCTCACGAAGGTGGGCTGGGCGACCCCCACGACGAGCGTCAGCGGATCGATGATCGAGCCGGCCACGTTCTCCGCCTCGACCAGCAACTGGTACTGCTGCGGACCGGCAACGGGTCCGTCCGCGTGCAGGGTGACGGTGGTGGAGCCGTCGGCATCCTTGACGAGCCCGTAGATCTTCAGCCAGCCGGGTGCGTTCAGCAGCGACACCGACGGCGCGGGGTAGCCGACGGCGATCAGGCTGGGCAGGTAGGCGGACTGGGACAGGTCGCCGGTGTATCGGCAGCTCGGCGTGATGATCGTCGGCAGTTGCGCGACGTCGGTGGTGAACGTGATCGACACCGAACCGTCGGCCCGGTTGCTCCCGGCGGTGATCGACTGGTCCGAGCCGAAGGGGTCCGCGTAGCTGGCGCCCGCGCCGCCGCCCCCGCCCGCGCCGGCTCCCGCGCCGTGGTCGCCGCTGCCGCCACCCTGGCCGCCTCCGTCGCAGGCGCCCTGCCCGCCGCCGCCTCCGCCGCCGACACCGGAACCGGACGGCGCGCTTTCGCCCGGCTGGCCCGCGGCGAGCCAGCTCAGGGTGCAGATTCCCAGCTGGCCGGCGGCGCCGCCGCGGCCCGTGTGCAGGCCGGCGTAGCCGAGGCCGGGTGTG
This genomic stretch from Jatrophihabitans cynanchi harbors:
- a CDS encoding ABC transporter ATP-binding protein, coding for MQAYAVTADGLSVVRGGVEVLRGISVEIATGGVTGLLGPSGSGKTTLLRCILGLQRIARGTVCVLGRPNGDPALRTEVGYATQEASVYDDLTVAQNLRYFAALLGTPAADVVRVIEAVQLGGYADRLAGRLSGGQRSRVSLAVAMLGTPRLLVLDEPTVGLDPLLREDLWTLFHRVAADGVSVLVSSHVMDEADRCDRLLLLREGAVLAHDTPAALKDRTGTGSMEAAFLTLVRSG
- a CDS encoding S1C family serine protease, which codes for MTEPNQPNQPNQPNANDPQQPDTAPRQAGPQQAGPQQPSGAAYQPYQPYQPYQPAEPQYPLYAQQPLGAFGPAGEAPETGQLHPAGPHPAGPQQAQRPAAGRRTVLAAAVIAALIGGGVGAGTVALVRDNATTAPSAGLAFSTQPAPAAKVDGTVTAAAAKIGPSVVTINVTSPQESDTGSGVIIRQDGYILTNNHVIATATGGNGTIKVTLADGRTVPATVVGTDPSDDLAVLKVKLTGLTAATFASSSALQVGQTVVAVGAPLGLSDTVTAGIVSNTARPVTTGDSSNDQAVFNAVQTDAAINPGNSGGPLVNLNGDVVGINAAIATDQSSGGLQLPGQQSSSGNIGIGFAIPSDEASRIATELISTGKATHAVLGVSVGGSATQGSGAVIRSVTSGSPADKAGLRVGDVVTALAGQRIDEADALVAAVRSHAPGQQVKLTYSRGGNSTTVTLTLGESAS
- a CDS encoding ABC transporter permease — translated: MSLGTTAVGRSAVRTGATAGRVLRQLRHDPRSVVLMIVVPSLLMVLLRYMYDSRAVFDRIAPALLGFFPFLMMFLITSITMLRERRGGTLERLLTTPIGRLDLIAGYGVAFSLLALVEVLVAVLVSVWLGLSIAGSLLWLLVVAVLNALLGVALGLLASAFARTEFQALQFMPVLVLPQLLLCGLFQPRGQMASVLRWLSDVMPLSYAVDALQTVTSASSLSGTYWRDAAVVGGCVALGLVLAAVTLRRRSA
- a CDS encoding endonuclease/exonuclease/phosphatase family protein; the protein is MRVEVDNARVVGPSNKYGEQYVTTKPDQNRTYRGGTEVLAENATPSGRLEVVTANGADLGLDVGDVLAGATVGPIDWSSFGGYALDATTVGTPQRNHPAPVVAQPAGTRQLSIATYNVENLAQGDSAAKYQALAQGVVTNLAAPDIVALEEVQDNTGSRDDGTVAADQTLAKLTAAISAAGGPSYQWREIDPVNDKDGGQPGGNIRVAFLYDPSRVSFVDTGSTSVDRSTTGTQAVKSHGKAALSLSPGRIDPTNPVWTDSRKPLAGEFSFRGQRVIVIANHFDSKLGDQNADGRFQYPEQSSTVQRAGQALVVHQFVRSLLDVEKKAEVVVLGDLNDYQFSAALAVLRTGNAAGTGPASLTDLITTLPADQQYTYVYNGISQVLDHILVTRAVRGINYQVVHVNAEYTNQTSDHDPQVLAFTP
- a CDS encoding DUF6191 domain-containing protein codes for the protein MTQWGLDTLFNPAKRHMDEEKRRLQSTREEVGDSSGGKRIDLESGKVRIRRDDRGVPREEEDSAAELVDGAAAAAAEDAAAEDTAPEHSAPDATAAGAVEPGSPVTIAGSAAERAAARRRRAAK
- a CDS encoding Fpg/Nei family DNA glycosylase; this translates as MPELPEVEALASFLRERAAGRAVVRTDVASFSAVKTFDPPLSALNGAVVSGASRYGKFLSLDVGDGSDRLHLITHLSRAGWLQWREQLSPAPPKPGRGPLAFRLHLAPEFPAGPSSGFDLTEAGTQKRLAIYLVTDPRQVPGIAQLGPDALSLTRDQLAGLLAGERAQLKRAITHQSVIAGIGNAYSDEILHAARLSPFKLAAKLTDAEITRLHDAIGSVLTAAVERSVGQRAATLKGEKRSGLQVHARGGLPCPVCGDSIGTVSFADRSFQYCPTCQTEGRELADRRMSRLLR
- the msrA gene encoding peptide-methionine (S)-S-oxide reductase MsrA, encoding MLFSHPKTDLISPEHALRGRADYPFTVPATHHVNGRPIQPPFPDGIRTVVFGLGCFWGAEEIFWQTEGVWTTAVGYAGGFSPHPTYEEVCTGRTGHTESVLVAYDPALVEFGELVARFFEVHDPTQGMRQGNDIGTQYRSAIYYTSEEQRAVAEEAKATYSAFLQARGFDRVGTEIAPLGPFYYAEGYHQQYLAKNPNGYRCHAATGLDFPR